From the genome of Candidatus Krumholzibacteriia bacterium:
CTCCTGACCGTGGTCGGAGTAGATCCATACCTGGTAGTCGCGCAGCGGCGAGCGGTGCGCTGCATGGAATACCCGCCGGATCGACTTGTCGATGCCCCCCAGTGTCCAGGTGGCGAAGCGAGACCGCGGGCCTCGGCGATGGGCGTGCTCGTCGTACCCCAGCAGGTTCAGGTGGATGATCGGAACACCCCGTTCGGTGTCGACGCAGGCGCCAGCGGTGACGATCTCGCGCATCACCGCGGTCACGGCGACCCGCTCGGGGATGAACCGGAGTTCGGCCATGAAGTCCCGGCCACGGATCGTGCGTCCGAGGAAGTCCCAGATCGCGAAGAGCGCTTCGACGACCACGGTGGACAGCACGCGCACGACGCTCCACAGGTTCCACAACACGAGTCCCAGCCACCGCAGCGGATTCAGGGCGCGGAACAGCATGTCGAGGCCGGCGGTCGATGCACAGAAATGAGCTTCTTCGGCGTCGCCGGCGAAGACGTTCGACCATGCCGATCCGTGACGCAGCAGGCCACGGTGCTCGCGCAGCAGACGGGTCTCGACGATCGACGCGGCGTAGGGGTCGTTCATCGACATGACCCGCCGGAAGCGGCGGTCGTAGTAGGCGAAGGTCGGGACGGACGTGCGAACTCCGTAGAACAGTTCCGCCTGGAAGCCGGGGGTGCTGCTGGGAAGCCCCGAGTACAGGGGATGCACGGAATAGTGTTCGTCGCGCTCGAGGCGCGCGAGGAAGGGCATGCGCCCGTCCTCGATCGCCTCGCGCAGGATCGCGTCGTCCAGACCGTCGACCTGGATCAGGACCAGCCCCGGCTCACCGTCACCGCCGACCGAGGGCGGCAGGCCGAGCAGGAAAGCACTCCACCGGTTCCGACTCAGGAGTCGTCGGATACGGCTGGCAAGGATCTCGAGACGGTCGAGCACGATCGCGGACCTCGGGGGGCGGGGGTTCGGCAGACGCCGTCGGGACGTCCGCTCCCCTCCGGAGAAATGTGGGGGAACCGGCCGAAAGTGCCAGTCCCCGCGTTCGGCTGCATCGGAGCTCCCGGTCGCTCAGTGCTGCAGCAGGAGCTGCACCATCATCATGGTCATGAAGGCCAGGGTGAGGGTGGTCGCGGCCGCACTCGTCGACAGGTGCTCGAAGGAATCGGGGACGAGCTCCGAGAACACCATCCAGATCATGGCGCCGGCCGCGATGCCCATGCCGACCGGCAGGAAGGGCTGGAAGGCCGTCACGAAGAGGAAGGCCGGGATCGCCATGAGCGGCTGGGGCAGACTCGACACGATGCTCCAGCCCGCGGCCTTCCACACCGAGGTCCCACGCGGGATCAGCACCAGGCTGATGGCCAGACCCTCGGGGATGTTGTGCACGGCGATCGCCACCGTGATCAACAGTCCGAGTTCCGAGCTCCCCCCGAACGAGACGCCAACGCCGATGCCCTCGGCGAAGGAATGGGCCGTCATCACGCCCAGGATCAACAGCGCCTTGCGTGCATCGGCTCCGCTGAGGTCGGCCACGTCGGGGGAGTCGCGGCGTTCGATCCAGCGATCGGCGAGGACGACCAGGATCAGTCCGAGCGCCATGCCCGCCAGGACCAGCCACGCGTTCCGCTGCTCGCCCTCGGAGACCAGACCGTGACTCGCCGACATCATCAGTCCGCCGGCCACGGCGCTGAACAACCCGAGCCAGCGTCGCGAGAAGTCCTGTGTGAAGGCGAAGGGCACCGCACCCAGCCCCGTGGCGAGCGCGGTGATCAGCGCTGCCACGAAGATCGTCGTCAGAGTGACCTCGAAGTCCACGGGGCACCGGCGGGAAGGATGGAACGAGCGTTCGACGCGTCCCAGGATGCGCCCTCGGTCCGGTCGCGCCCTTCGGGATCGACCCGCCGCGGGCGTTCCGGCTCCGCCCCATGCCGCGGCGGTACCCTGCTCGCCGTGGAGACCGTCAGCGACCGGTGGTGGCCACCCGACGCTCGAGTGCCCCGCTCGCCGCCCAGTCGAGAACGCCCTTGACGACCTTCTCGGCGTCGCGCTGACGGAGCTTCACGTCGCGCAGCGCCCAGGCGTGGGCGGCGTGCGCCAGGTTGCGGATCTCGACGAGCACCGCGAGGTCCGTCGGAGCGTGGCGGAGGACGTAGTAGTCGTAGCCACGAGCGCGCGCACCGGCTCCGAAGGCGGGCAGCACGTCACGCGCGAAGTCGCGCGAGACCCGGTCGCGCCGAGCGTGGAACACGGTGACCGCTTCGGGCGATCGGGGGCTGTTGTCGGCGTGCAGGCTGATCAGCAGCGTACGGTTCGAGCCGGCCGTCGCGGCCAGCTCGCGGATCGTGCGGACACGGTTGCGGAGGCCGTGGTTTCCCCCGCGTGGCCACGACGACGCGGAGTTGCGCCGGTTGATCCGTGCGCTGTTGTACACCTCGTTCTGTTCGTTCACGAAGGTGGCCGTGGCGGGGTCGTTCGAGCGCAGGAGGTGGTTCGGGCTCAACAACGAGAGGTGGACGTCGGCGCCGTGCAGGCGGAGCAGCACGGCCACCCGCAACGAGATGTCGTAGACGTACTCGTCCTCCACGACGTGCACCGTGCGGCTGTCGTCGATCCGCGTGGGAACGATCGTGCCGGGGTCCCGTCCCCCGTGACCCGGATCGAGGATCACGGTCAGGCCCTCGAGCGAACGACTCGACCGGCCGAGCGTCTCGATCCGCGCGTCGAAGGAATCCCACAGTCGGCGCGCCTGCTGGTAGGTGGCGCGCGGACCGTGCGCCGAGCCCTCGCGGTGGTGACGGCTGCGCTGCGCGCCGGCCCGCGGCTCGGAGTACAGGTACGGTCCGTTGTCCGCCGCGATCACCGGCACGGCGCGACTCCGGGGCACGAGATCGTTCCAGGGGATCTCGGCCGGGGACAGCAGACCCAGCCCCGTGTCGTCGTCGCCGAGCAGAGGGCGCACGCGCAGACGCTGGCCCGGATGGATGACCGAGCTGCGCAGGGTGTTGGCGGAGCGCAGTTCGCGCAGACTCATCTGGTGGAGCTGGGCGATCTCGCCCAGCGTGTCGCCACGCCGCACGACATGGGTGGCCCAGCGCGGCGCCTGCGAGCCGGACTCTCGGATCTTCAGCTCCTGACCCGGGTGGATGCGGTCGCCACGGAGACCGTTCAGTGTCCTGAGCTCGGCCAGGCTCATGCCGTAGGCGCGCGCGATCTCCCAGAGGGCATCACCGCGCTCGACCACGTGCACGCTCGTCGCCACCGAACGCAGACGCAGCTTCTGGCCGGGATGGATCCGTTCGCCTACGACCCCGTTGAGGTCGCGGAGTATCGAGACGGACACACCGTAGCGGCGCGCGATACCGATCAGGGTGTCGCCACGACGGACCACGTGCACGGCTTCGTCCGCTCGCGAGGGCTGGAGGTTCAGTCGCTGACCGGGGTGGATCCGGCTTCCCGGCAGAGCGTTGATCCGGCGCAGGAAGGACACCGACACGCCGTGACGCTCGGCGATCCCGCTCAGTGTGTCGCCGCGGCGCACGACGTGGATCTCACCACCCCGTCGCGGAATCCGGAGTTCCTGTCCGGGGAGGATCCGACTGCCACGCAGGTCGTTCCAATGGCGGAGGTCGGACACCGACACCCTGTGACGCTGCGCGATCCAGCTCAGGTTCTCGCCCGACCTCACCCGGTGGACGACGACATCGGGGTCTTCCTGCGCCAGGAGTTCCGGCGCCGTCAGACAGAGCATGGCGATGCCGAGGAGGGCACGGACGAGGTGTCCGTGGACGTTGGGACCTGGCGACACGACGGCACGCGCGGGCATTCGAGTCCTCACGGGCTCGAGGGCGGCGGGGTGCGGGTCGGCTTCCAGGGGTGGGCGCGGGGACGCCCGGCGGCATTATGCGAAGGGTGGCGCCGGTTGTAAAGCAGCGGATCACGCTGTCGACGGGGCGGAGGCAGGCCTGGCCGACGCCGGGTGCGCAGCCCTACGATGGGGATGCCGTCCGGACGGGCGGTGATTCCCCGGACCAGGAGGCCGTTTTGAGCTCGCAGATCCGCACCGAGGCCTGGGAACTGCTCGAGAGCGCCGTCGTGGCACATCGGAGCGAGCCGGTGGGTTCGGTCGCCGCCCGGGACGACCAGCCGGAAACGATCAATTATCACCATGTGTTCACCAGGGATTTCGCCGTCTGTGCGCTTGCACATCTGCTCCGCGGCGAGTCGGACATCGTACGCAACTTCCTCGACCTGCTCGTCGATCTCCAGAACACCGAGAAGCAGATGGACTGCTTCGAGCCCGGCGAGGGCCTCATGCCGGCGAGCTTCGACGTCACGACCGAGGACGGGCTCGAGGTGATCCGGCCCGACTTCGGGCAGAGCGCGATCGGGCGGGTCGCGCCGGTCGACTCGGGTTTCTGGTGGCTGCTGGTGGCCAACGCCTACGTGCGGTCGACGGGTGACCGCTCGTTGATCGAGACCGACGGATTCCAACGGGCGATCCGCTACGTCCTCGATCTGGCCCTGACGCAGCGCTACGAGATGTCGCCCACCCTTCTCGTGCCCGACGGCTCGTTCATGATCGACCGCCGCATGGGTGTGTACGGTCACCCCGTCGACGTGCAGAGCCTCTTCCACGCCGCCGTACGCGCCGCCGGTGAACTCCTCGTTCCCGATCAGCAGGGCTCGACCTACCGTGACGCCGCCGACGCCCGGGCCCGCCACCTGGCCTACCACCTGCGGACCTACTACTGGCTGGACCTGCGCCGGATCAACGAGATCCACCGCTACGGCCTCGACGAATTCGGGGCGACCGCGGTGAACAAGTTCAACATCCACCCCGATACCATTCCCGACTGGCTGTTCGACTGGATTCCCCGCGAGGGCGGATATTTCGCCGGCAACCTCGGACCGGGCCGGATCGACTTCCGGGTCTTCGGTCAGGGCAACCTGTTGGCGGTGGTCACCGGGCTGGCCACCGAAGAGCAGGGTCAGGCCATTCTCGACCTCTGGGAGGCCCGCTGGGACGACCTGGTGGGCGAGATGCCGCTGAAGATCTGCTTCCCGGCGGTGGAAGGTCGCGACTGGCGGATCCTCACCGGCTCCGATCCGAAGAACACCCCGTGGTCGTACCACAACGCCGGGAGCTGGCCGGTGCTCATCTGGCTGCTGGCCGCCGCAGCCCTGCGCGGTGGACGCCGGGCCCTGGCCGAGCGGGCCGTCGAGCTCGCCGAGCAGCGGCTGGCGTCCGACCGTTGGCCCGAGTACTACGACGGCCGCCGCGGCCGTTTCGTGGGGCGCCGTGCCCGCCACCTCCAGACGTGGTCGGCGGGGGGGTACCTGGTCGCTCGTCAGTTGCTCGACGCCCCCGACGGACTCGACCTCCTGGACTTCGACCGCGAGGTGGGCGAGAGCTCGTGCGAGCCGGACGAGGGTTGAGGGAGCGACCCCCGTCGCACGAGCGCGGTCGAGCGACATCCGGGTTTTCCCCCCGAGCTCTCATGGACGGCCCCATCGTCGGCCTCCGGTGTACGGGTCTACCGTGATCGACGAACAGGATTCGTTCCGATCGATCACGGTGAGGCCCGTGTCATGAGCAAGAACGTATTCGTCGTCGGGCTCGACGATTTCAATCGCAGTAAGCTCGAGGCGGTCCGCGACCGTGAGTCCTTCGAGTACCACGAGCTGCTGCCGCTGAACGCCGTACAGGGCGTGGACCGGTTTCCGGTCGGCGACTGGTTGGCCGACGCCAGGGCCAGACTGGACGGCTTCCCGCGTAGCATCGACGCGATCATCGGCTTCTGGGACTTCCCGGTGAGTCTCATGGTGCCGATTCTGGAAACCGAGTACGACACGCCCGGATGCCCCCTGGAGGCCGTGGTCCGCTGCGAGCACAAGTACTGGAGCCGCCTGAACCAGCAAGAGGTCGCGCCCGACGCGGTCCCGAGCTTCCAGGCTCTCGATCCCTTCGACGACGACGTCGTCGACCGCGTGGAGCTCGCGTACCCGTTCTGGATCAAGCCGGTCAAGGCCTTCGCTTCGCAGCTCGGCTTCCGTGTGGACGACCAGGAAGACCTGAGACGAGCCATCGAGAAGATCCGCCGCGGCATCGGGCGATTCGCCGAACCCTTCGACGAGATCCTGGGTCACGTAGACCTTCCCGACGAGGTCGCCCACGTCACCGCGTCCTGGTGCGTCGCCGAGGAGATCCTGACCGGGACCCAACACACCATCGAGGGCTATGTCCACGACGGAGAGGTCCATGTCCACGGTGTGATCGACTCCTTGAACTATCCGGACTCGCATTCGTTCTTCCGGTACCAGTATCCCTCGCGGCTTCCACGCAGTGTGCAGGAGCGGGCCGGAAAGCTCGTCCGCACCGTTCTCCACCGTGTCGGCTTCGAGGAGTCGCCGTTCAACATCGAGATCTTCCACGACGAGGACAGCGACCGAATGTCGTTGCTCGAGATGAACACCAGGATCTCCCAGTCGCACAGTGACCTCTTCGAGAAGGTCGACGGATTCTCGAACCACGACGTCCTGGTCCATCTGGCCACGGGCGAGGCCCCGGAACCGATGGCCCGTGAGGGTGAGTTCGCCTGTGCATCCAAGTGCCAGTTGCGCGCCTTCGCGGGCGACACGATCACACGGGTTCCCGACGAAGACGACATTGCGCGTGTCCGGGAAGAGCTGCCGGGCACGATCGTCGTCGTTCAGTGTCATGAAGGCCAGCGGCTGGAGGACCTTCGGGATCAGGACTCCTACAGCTACCGACTGGCGGTCGTGTACCTCGGTGCCGACAGCGAGGACGAGCTGCTCCGTCGCTGGGACCGATGTCGCGAACTGCTCGACTTCGAGGTCGACGACCAACGGGTGTGATGGACGTGTCTGCGAGACGGAGGATCGATACCGAACTGCCGCACGCGGTGCGGTGTGAGGAGACCGTCTGGATCACGATGTCCGACGGCATCCGGTTGGCGGCCCGCCTGTGGATTCCGGTGGGTGCGGAGGAGGATCCGGTTCCTGCGATCCTCGAGTACATTCCGTACCGAAGACGCGACCGCACCCGTGTACGCGACAGCATGAACCACGCCTGGACGGCGGGGCACGGCTACGCGTGCCTGCGGGTCGACATGCGGGGGAGCGGTGACTCGGAAGGCTTGCTCACCGACGAATACCTGCAGCAGGAGCTCGACGACGGCGTCGAGGTGATCCGATGGATCGCCGATCAACCCTGGTGCGACGGCACGGTCGGCATGGTCGGGATCTCCTGGGGAGGATTCAACGGTCTGCAGATCGCGGCCCTGCAGCCCCCCGAGTTGAAGGCCGTGATCAGCGTGTGTTCGACCGACGACCGTTACGCGGACGATGTCCACTACATGGGGGGATGCCTCCTCGGCGACAACCTCTCGTGGGCGTCGATCATGTTCCATCGCAACTCCATGCCGCCCGATCCGGCGGTCGTGGGGGAAGACTGGCGCGACCTGTGGTACCGGCGCCTCGACGGCTCGGGACTCTGGCTCGAGACCTGGTTGCGGCACCAGAGACGTGATCACTACTGGAAGCACGGCTCCGTGTGCGAGGACCCGGCGCGGATCCGATGTCCGGTGCTCGCCGTGAGTGGGTGGGCCGACGGCTACTCGAATGCGGTGTTCCGTCTGGTGGAGAGCCTCGATGCCCCGGCCCACGGCCTGATCGGCCCGTGGAGTCATCGATATCCTCACGACGGCGTGCCCGGTCCGGCGATCGGATTCCTGCAGGAATCCCTGCGGTGGTGGGACCACTGGCTCAAGGGCGAGGATCGAGGTCTCGACGACGAACCACGTCTCCGAGCCTGGATGCAGGACAGCGTCTCGCCGAGTGCGCACTACGAGGAGCGCCCGGGGCGTTGGGTGGCCGAGCCGGGATGGCCTTCACCGCGCATCGAAGAGCGGACCTGGAAGCTCTCTCCACTCCGCCTCGAATCGGCCGACGCAGACGTCCCCGAGACGCAGTTCTACGTCTGTTCGCCGCTCCGTCTCGGTCTGTACGCGGGCAAGTGGTGCAGTTATGCCGGCCCCCCGGACCTTCCCGGCGACCAGCGGGAGGAGGACGGCGGCGCCCTGGTCTTCGACAGCGAACCGCTCGACGAGGCCGTCGAGATCCTGGGTGCGCCCACGGTCGAACTCGAGCTGAGTGCCGATCGCCCGGTGGCCATGGTGGCCGTACGTCTGTCGGACGTACGGTCCGACCACCGCGCCAATCGTGTCACCTATGGCCTGCTCAATCTGACCCATCGCGATGGTCACGAGCACCCCGAGCCGCTGGAGCCGGGGCGGCGCTACCGCGTCCGGGTCGACATGAACCACGTCGCCCACACGTTTCCCGTCGGACACCGGCTGCGCCTTGCGGTGTCGACCTCGTACTGGCCGCTCGCGTGGACACCTCCGGCCGTCGCCGAACTCACCGTGACGGGTGGCCGGAGCACCATGACACTTCCGGTCCGCCCCCCTCGCACCGAGGACGCCGAGCTCCGTGCCTTCGAGCCACCGGCGACGGCGCCGGGCACACCGACACGGCGCATCCATCCCCGGCAGCACGGCTGGACGGTGCACCGTGACCTGGCGACCGATCGCGCGACGCTCGAAGTGCTCAAGGACGAGGGCCTGGTACGCCTCGAGGACATCGAGCTGGATTTCGAGGAGAGCTCGCGCGAGTGGTACACGGTCGAGGACGACCGGGCCGACACGGCGCGGGGGGAGGCCGATTGGCGGTACCGTTTGCGGCGCGACGGCTGGGAGGTCAGGGCCCGCACCCGGACGGTGCTCACCTCCGACGCCGAGTTCTTCCATCTGCACGCCCAGCTCGATGCCTGGGAGGGCGAACGTCGGGTCTACTCCCGGAACTGGACCCGCCGGATTCCGCGGGACCTCGTGTGAGGCCGGCCGGCTCGGAGACACCGGGGCACGCGCCCGGCCCGCCTCCGGACGAAGTCTTCCGTCGGGAGGCGGGCGAGGGGCGCTCCTGACTACTTCAGGAGGACGGTGCGGAGGGTCTCGTTCCGATCCGGGGTGACCATACGCACGAGGTAGACGCCACTGGCGACGGTCCGACCGGCGTCGTCGGTCCCGTTCCACCGCACTTCCACCGGTCCGGCGGGGCGGGTCCCGAGACCGAAGTCACGCACGAGGCGTCCGGACACGTCGTACACCCGCAGCTCGACGGCCGATGCACGGTCGAGGGAGAAGCGGAAGGTCGTCTGCGGATTGAAGGGGTTCGGGGCCGCGCTCAGCGGGCGACGGGTCGTGGCGGCCACGTCGCCGGGGTTCGCGTCGCCGGAGAGACGGCCCGCCGGGAGATCCACGGTTTCCGAGGCCACGCCCACGACCTGTGCGATGCCGTCGGTGGCCACTTCCGGTAGGCGGCCTCCGGCGGAGCCGGCCTGCAGGCGGAGCTGCGCGGGGAAGGTGTCGAGCGGACGCACTCGGATCGTTGCCAGGCGCAGGGCGTCGGCACCCTTCGGGGCCCGCAGCAGACGAGGCAGACCGACGGTCAGGTTCCCGTCGCGCCCGATGTCGATCGCGCCGTCGGGGAGCCGGACCTCGACGAGGTCGAGGTTGTCCGAGGTCAAGAGCCGGGCGTCGAAGCCACGGACCCCCCTCCGGGCCACCGGTCCACGGAGTTCGAGGTACGCGGTGATCTCGCCGTTCGCGTCCGCGACGACCTCGCCGCTCCGGGAGGGGACGACGACGGCCAGTTCGCCGGCCATCGGAGCGTTGCGCGCGACGGCCGGAGCCGGGCAACTGGTGGCATAACCCTCGGCCAGGCGCCCCACGTCGGACAGGTTGACGACACCGTCCCAGACGAAGTCGCTACGGAAGTCGTAGTCGCCGTCGAAGTCCGCGGCGAACTCGCCCAGGTCGACGAGGTCGACGGTACCGTCGCCGTTGATGTCGGCGCTGTTCACGCGGACCTCCAGGCCGGAGCCGGCGGCGATGTAGGCGACGGTCGACAGGTCGGGGTCGTCGAGGTCGAGTCGCAGGAGCTCTCCGGGCAGGCTGGAGCCCCGGCCGAAGAGTGCTCCGGAGATGGTGGTGTTCCCGTCGGCGTCGGTGTCGGCGTCGGCGATCAGACGGTTGCCGTCACACTGCGACCATCCGCCCTGGGTCGAGCGCACGCCGATCTTCTCGGCCGGGTAGCCGACCAGGGGCTCACCGCGCTCGTTCGTCAACCGGACCTCGATGGTCGCGTCGATCGTCGTCGCGGCTTCCCCGGGCACCCCACTCCAGACTTCGGCTTCGCTCAGTGGGCGTCCGGATCCGTCGGGGACCGAGAACAGAGCCACGGTCGACGGGGCCGACCAGCGGACCACGGCGTTCACCCGACGCTCGATGCCGACGTTCATCTCCACGGGAACCACCACGCTCGGTGTGGCGGGATCGTTGCTCGAGACGATCAGCTCGCAGTCGTAGGTTCCGCTGGCGAGCCCGGCGGCGTCCAGGGTGACCGTGACCGTGGAAGTCGTTCCGGCCGCCGTCACGCCCGTCGTCGGGTCGGCGGCCAGCCAGCCGCAGGGAGCGCGCGAGGGATCGCGATCGACGATTTCCCACTCGAGATCGGCCGCGTCCACACCGGCGAGGTTCGCGATCCCGATCTCGGCCGAGGCACTTTCGTTCTCGGCCAGGTAGTAGGTCGGGTCGGGAGCCGTGACCTCGATCTGCGCCGGCACGATCGAACCCGCGGCCACCATCTCCGGCCGGTAGGTCGCCATGAGCTGATCGGCGCGGTCGGACTGACCGGGGGTGAAGCGCACCATGCACGCGTCGTCGCTGTAGTCCATGAAGTTGTCGATCGGATCCAGGCCGGGACTCGCACAGGTGTCGCGTCCGGTGGGGCAACCGAAGGCGGGGCTGGCCTCGGCGGGTGTGTCGGCGACCTCGTCGCCGTCCCCGCAGCCACCCTGGAAGGTGTGGTACAGACCCACGAAGTGACCGACCTCGTGCGTTCCGGTGTCCCCGAGATCGTAGGGCGCCGCGCTACCGCCGGGGAGCGACGAGTA
Proteins encoded in this window:
- a CDS encoding ATP-grasp domain-containing protein — its product is MSKNVFVVGLDDFNRSKLEAVRDRESFEYHELLPLNAVQGVDRFPVGDWLADARARLDGFPRSIDAIIGFWDFPVSLMVPILETEYDTPGCPLEAVVRCEHKYWSRLNQQEVAPDAVPSFQALDPFDDDVVDRVELAYPFWIKPVKAFASQLGFRVDDQEDLRRAIEKIRRGIGRFAEPFDEILGHVDLPDEVAHVTASWCVAEEILTGTQHTIEGYVHDGEVHVHGVIDSLNYPDSHSFFRYQYPSRLPRSVQERAGKLVRTVLHRVGFEESPFNIEIFHDEDSDRMSLLEMNTRISQSHSDLFEKVDGFSNHDVLVHLATGEAPEPMAREGEFACASKCQLRAFAGDTITRVPDEDDIARVREELPGTIVVVQCHEGQRLEDLRDQDSYSYRLAVVYLGADSEDELLRRWDRCRELLDFEVDDQRV
- a CDS encoding CocE/NonD family hydrolase, which translates into the protein MDVSARRRIDTELPHAVRCEETVWITMSDGIRLAARLWIPVGAEEDPVPAILEYIPYRRRDRTRVRDSMNHAWTAGHGYACLRVDMRGSGDSEGLLTDEYLQQELDDGVEVIRWIADQPWCDGTVGMVGISWGGFNGLQIAALQPPELKAVISVCSTDDRYADDVHYMGGCLLGDNLSWASIMFHRNSMPPDPAVVGEDWRDLWYRRLDGSGLWLETWLRHQRRDHYWKHGSVCEDPARIRCPVLAVSGWADGYSNAVFRLVESLDAPAHGLIGPWSHRYPHDGVPGPAIGFLQESLRWWDHWLKGEDRGLDDEPRLRAWMQDSVSPSAHYEERPGRWVAEPGWPSPRIEERTWKLSPLRLESADADVPETQFYVCSPLRLGLYAGKWCSYAGPPDLPGDQREEDGGALVFDSEPLDEAVEILGAPTVELELSADRPVAMVAVRLSDVRSDHRANRVTYGLLNLTHRDGHEHPEPLEPGRRYRVRVDMNHVAHTFPVGHRLRLAVSTSYWPLAWTPPAVAELTVTGGRSTMTLPVRPPRTEDAELRAFEPPATAPGTPTRRIHPRQHGWTVHRDLATDRATLEVLKDEGLVRLEDIELDFEESSREWYTVEDDRADTARGEADWRYRLRRDGWEVRARTRTVLTSDAEFFHLHAQLDAWEGERRVYSRNWTRRIPRDLV
- a CDS encoding glycoside hydrolase 100 family protein — its product is MSSQIRTEAWELLESAVVAHRSEPVGSVAARDDQPETINYHHVFTRDFAVCALAHLLRGESDIVRNFLDLLVDLQNTEKQMDCFEPGEGLMPASFDVTTEDGLEVIRPDFGQSAIGRVAPVDSGFWWLLVANAYVRSTGDRSLIETDGFQRAIRYVLDLALTQRYEMSPTLLVPDGSFMIDRRMGVYGHPVDVQSLFHAAVRAAGELLVPDQQGSTYRDAADARARHLAYHLRTYYWLDLRRINEIHRYGLDEFGATAVNKFNIHPDTIPDWLFDWIPREGGYFAGNLGPGRIDFRVFGQGNLLAVVTGLATEEQGQAILDLWEARWDDLVGEMPLKICFPAVEGRDWRILTGSDPKNTPWSYHNAGSWPVLIWLLAAAALRGGRRALAERAVELAEQRLASDRWPEYYDGRRGRFVGRRARHLQTWSAGGYLVARQLLDAPDGLDLLDFDREVGESSCEPDEG
- a CDS encoding LysM peptidoglycan-binding domain-containing protein is translated as MPARAVVSPGPNVHGHLVRALLGIAMLCLTAPELLAQEDPDVVVHRVRSGENLSWIAQRHRVSVSDLRHWNDLRGSRILPGQELRIPRRGGEIHVVRRGDTLSGIAERHGVSVSFLRRINALPGSRIHPGQRLNLQPSRADEAVHVVRRGDTLIGIARRYGVSVSILRDLNGVVGERIHPGQKLRLRSVATSVHVVERGDALWEIARAYGMSLAELRTLNGLRGDRIHPGQELKIRESGSQAPRWATHVVRRGDTLGEIAQLHQMSLRELRSANTLRSSVIHPGQRLRVRPLLGDDDTGLGLLSPAEIPWNDLVPRSRAVPVIAADNGPYLYSEPRAGAQRSRHHREGSAHGPRATYQQARRLWDSFDARIETLGRSSRSLEGLTVILDPGHGGRDPGTIVPTRIDDSRTVHVVEDEYVYDISLRVAVLLRLHGADVHLSLLSPNHLLRSNDPATATFVNEQNEVYNSARINRRNSASSWPRGGNHGLRNRVRTIRELAATAGSNRTLLISLHADNSPRSPEAVTVFHARRDRVSRDFARDVLPAFGAGARARGYDYYVLRHAPTDLAVLVEIRNLAHAAHAWALRDVKLRQRDAEKVVKGVLDWAASGALERRVATTGR
- a CDS encoding M43 family zinc metalloprotease; amino-acid sequence: MRRIVPVLALFLVFAAPARADVDHHVTYRTPGGGYTQGPRCATADVDFVQQRQVSEEVRRWMEVNGDPSPAKSIVTIPVAFHVVRGDNGEWDVTDQQIQDQLAVLNGGFSTTNFQFELDSINRVNNTAWSTHQPGSSTEVQMKNALAVDPLTTLNFYVCNIGGGILGYATLPFSYPEDSPLHGVVCLYSSLPGGSAAPYDLGDTGTHEVGHFVGLYHTFQGGCGDGDEVADTPAEASPAFGCPTGRDTCASPGLDPIDNFMDYSDDACMVRFTPGQSDRADQLMATYRPEMVAAGSIVPAQIEVTAPDPTYYLAENESASAEIGIANLAGVDAADLEWEIVDRDPSRAPCGWLAADPTTGVTAAGTTSTVTVTLDAAGLASGTYDCELIVSSNDPATPSVVVPVEMNVGIERRVNAVVRWSAPSTVALFSVPDGSGRPLSEAEVWSGVPGEAATTIDATIEVRLTNERGEPLVGYPAEKIGVRSTQGGWSQCDGNRLIADADTDADGNTTISGALFGRGSSLPGELLRLDLDDPDLSTVAYIAAGSGLEVRVNSADINGDGTVDLVDLGEFAADFDGDYDFRSDFVWDGVVNLSDVGRLAEGYATSCPAPAVARNAPMAGELAVVVPSRSGEVVADANGEITAYLELRGPVARRGVRGFDARLLTSDNLDLVEVRLPDGAIDIGRDGNLTVGLPRLLRAPKGADALRLATIRVRPLDTFPAQLRLQAGSAGGRLPEVATDGIAQVVGVASETVDLPAGRLSGDANPGDVAATTRRPLSAAPNPFNPQTTFRFSLDRASAVELRVYDVSGRLVRDFGLGTRPAGPVEVRWNGTDDAGRTVASGVYLVRMVTPDRNETLRTVLLK
- a CDS encoding ZIP family metal transporter; its protein translation is MDFEVTLTTIFVAALITALATGLGAVPFAFTQDFSRRWLGLFSAVAGGLMMSASHGLVSEGEQRNAWLVLAGMALGLILVVLADRWIERRDSPDVADLSGADARKALLILGVMTAHSFAEGIGVGVSFGGSSELGLLITVAIAVHNIPEGLAISLVLIPRGTSVWKAAGWSIVSSLPQPLMAIPAFLFVTAFQPFLPVGMGIAAGAMIWMVFSELVPDSFEHLSTSAAATTLTLAFMTMMMVQLLLQH